In the Paenibacillus pabuli genome, one interval contains:
- a CDS encoding ABC transporter permease, translating into MKPAAEGPSKKLKGNLKGNSLWSEIWKHRMTYTLLIPGLVWLILFAYMPMGGLSLAFKDYKANLGIWGSPWSGFENFKYVFRDPTFIDAVWRTLYINILKLIIQFPFPIILALLLNELRMRRGKKWFQTVLTFPHFLSWIIVSGVVINVLAYDGLVNSTLALLGLPTINFLGSESNFVPMLLLTDIWKSSGWSAIIFLAAISGIDQDQYESAQIDGASRLQQMFRITLPNILPTITVMFILSVGGLMSSGFDQIFNLANAATKNVSEVLDVYIYRITFQSSTDFSFSTAVSLFRSLVNMVLLLLADRFAKLLGGDGLFR; encoded by the coding sequence TTGAAACCTGCAGCCGAAGGACCTAGCAAAAAGCTGAAGGGAAACTTGAAAGGGAATTCGCTTTGGAGTGAAATCTGGAAGCACAGAATGACGTACACCCTGCTTATTCCGGGGCTTGTCTGGCTAATCCTGTTTGCTTACATGCCAATGGGCGGTCTATCTCTGGCATTTAAGGATTACAAAGCGAACCTGGGGATCTGGGGAAGCCCATGGAGCGGATTTGAGAACTTCAAATACGTTTTCCGGGATCCGACGTTTATCGACGCGGTATGGCGGACATTGTATATCAACATTTTGAAGCTGATTATCCAATTCCCATTCCCGATTATATTGGCCCTGTTACTGAACGAACTGCGTATGCGCAGAGGGAAAAAGTGGTTCCAAACGGTTCTTACATTCCCTCACTTCCTTTCGTGGATTATCGTATCCGGGGTTGTCATCAATGTACTGGCTTATGACGGATTGGTGAATAGCACGCTTGCATTGCTTGGATTGCCAACGATTAACTTCCTGGGTTCCGAATCCAACTTTGTACCGATGCTTCTGTTAACAGATATCTGGAAATCAAGCGGCTGGAGTGCCATCATCTTCCTCGCTGCGATCTCGGGTATCGATCAGGATCAATACGAATCTGCACAGATCGACGGAGCATCACGTTTGCAGCAAATGTTCCGCATTACGCTGCCGAACATCCTACCGACCATCACCGTTATGTTTATCCTGTCTGTCGGCGGATTGATGTCATCCGGATTCGATCAGATCTTCAACTTGGCAAATGCCGCAACCAAAAATGTATCGGAAGTACTCGATGTATACATTTATCGGATTACGTTCCAATCATCAACCGACTTCTCCTTCTCGACAGCGGTCAGCTTGTTCCGTTCCCTTGTGAATATGGTCTTGCTGCTACTCGCTGACAGATTTGCGAAGCTGCTTGGCGGAGACGGATTGTTCCGATAA